A section of the Candidatus Neomarinimicrobiota bacterium genome encodes:
- a CDS encoding ferritin family protein, with translation MNTSSVEEAIQFAIEQEIQAAELYSSLLEKSTDPKAQEIYAELRDMEIIHKENLENFDHIEFLKRHADQPLLDLKLTDYLVEKQPAENLSFQDTLILAAQREQKTYALYAELASKFEYDEILHNLFSLLAREEQLHKDQIEALYDETVLSQN, from the coding sequence ATGAATACATCAAGTGTTGAAGAAGCCATCCAATTTGCAATTGAACAAGAGATTCAAGCAGCTGAATTGTACAGCTCACTCCTGGAGAAATCAACAGATCCCAAGGCTCAAGAGATCTACGCCGAGCTACGTGATATGGAGATCATCCACAAGGAGAATCTGGAAAACTTTGATCATATTGAATTCTTAAAGCGCCACGCTGATCAGCCCCTGCTGGATCTTAAGCTCACCGATTATCTCGTTGAGAAACAGCCTGCTGAGAACCTCAGCTTTCAGGACACCCTGATCCTGGCAGCCCAACGAGAACAGAAAACCTATGCGCTCTATGCTGAACTGGCATCAAAATTCGAATATGACGAAATACTACATAATCTGTTTTCATTACTGGCCCGGGAAGAGCAACTCCACAAGGATCAGATCGAAGCACTCTATGACGAGACCGTGCTTTCCCAAAATTAA